The Amblyomma americanum isolate KBUSLIRL-KWMA chromosome 11, ASM5285725v1, whole genome shotgun sequence genome includes the window AGTGAGATGTCCCGTTCTTGCTTCCGAGAAGCACCGTCCCGAAGATCTGAAGCACAGTTCTGCCTCAGCACAAAGCGGTTTAATTTTCTCTTCTGTGGATACTTGCCTGGGATTTTTCACGAAGTGTAGAGTTTGTCGTTTGCTTTTCGACGTTCCCAGGATACGCCTGTCACGTGTTTATTCTTAACTGAACAAAGGGGCCTTGGTAGCCACAAGCATGCCGCTGTTATTTTTCTTGTCTTTTACCATTTAAACTACATTTATATCGAGAACGCGCAGCATGCCTGTGTGCATGCAAGGCGTGGCTGGTGCCGATGCGCGCACCTGCTCTGGGGTACAGCGGTTGGTCCCGGTAGGTGACTGCTTCAAAAAGACCCACCGGTAGGCCTTGTCCAgaaggccttccagccaatggaatCGGCCGTTTGTCATGACGCCGCAGTTAATCCTATGTCAGAGACACTATACAATTCACCTGCGATGTCGATGCACCTGCTCAGTGGTACAGCGGTTGGTCCCggtaggtggctgtttcaaagaGACCCACCGGTAGGCCTTGTCCAgaaggccttccagccaatggcatcggccgtttgtcatgacgtcgcagttaatCCTATGTCAACGAGACACCTACAATTCATTTGCGATGCCATGCTAGCTAAGGGATTGACCATCGACGCCATTGTCTAGACGGCCTAATTTGAAGGGcgtctgccgcttcgttctcggGTTTACACTCTCAACACGAATACTCCTATATGGGAGTAACAAGGGACTAAGCTGCCCTCTAGAGGATAACTTACTCcgttttttactcctttctgtttagagtatgACTACAGACCTTCAACACGTTTGCAAACAAACGACGTGGCGCTGCAGTCGGTAGCGGGCGGTAGCGGGCGGTAGACCTACTTCCGAAACATTGCACCCTGAACAAACCGAGCGCATGGCCAGGGgaagcttctacccattgtatcacccgtgggcacccggtggcactggggatcgaaccccgccccTCCCGCAATCGAGGTGGATGCTCAGGCCACTAGGCCACCTCTGCGGTCTGGTAGAGACATCTGCAGCGCGGGTTCTTGAGGCTTGTCGGCGCATTTTTAGTTTCTTCGAATAGCTAAAGTGGTTGTTGTTTTGAACCTAATAATTCCCCTCGAAGTGAACGGCCTCGCGTTAACGACGTAAGCCGTATTACCGGGAAAATATTCTGGCACCGTGTTCTGTGCATGTGATTGGTGGCAAGCCCAAAGCGTTGAAGTCGTTGATTACTACACGATACATTAAAAGAACTTGCCAGTCTGTCACGGTCGGCACCAGCCGGCGTGATATTAATTCAAGAAAACGGGAGAAGCACTGCCATCGTATCGGCCGAGCACATGTGCTCTCGCCGTCAGCTGACACCTGCCGCGCAGCAAGTTCCAGCGAGCGCTGCACTTAATCAGCTCATTCCCCGATATGTCGTTACAGTGTTTTAGCCAACAGTTTGTTTGTTCACCCCCCTAATGAAACGCTTGGCGAGCAAAGCAGGTTAATGAGAAACGCAGAAGCTCGAGACGAAAAATACCACTCGCCTTCAAACGTCCAAACTACTTGCGGTCTACGCTGCTGGTCGTGCTCACACTTGTTTCCGCTTCATTCATGATATCCTTTGCCTGTCACTGCCGTCCaatggcagaaacaaaaacaaaagcacgTCGCAATTTTGACAATGCCTGCCAACGCTTGCAACAATTAGTTTCGCGATCACTCACCGCTTCATGAAACAATGTATGACGCATCATGTAAGGAAAAGAGATTAACGGGCTTACGTTGCTTCTCTGCATAACAATCGATGCTGTTTTAACCATATCAACTTCACGCGCAAGCATGGCGCAGGAATATCAACTTAGCAGACTCCTCTCTACGAAAATCTTTTATGTCTTCCGTGGTAAGTAATAGCGCCACTACTAAATGCTATGAACGAGGCCGTGTATGTTCGTATTACTCGCACAAAAGTGGAAATATACTATGCTATCCACAATATTAAGCATTATTTTCTTGAAAGTGATTCTCCTTGGGCACCGTCCACAACAAAATAGCTTTAGGCGATAATTACATGCACCtgcttcttcttttttcttccgcTGTTTTAAGCACGCTATGCAATCGCGAAAGAGCGTAGCAGTTTCCCGCTTATATGACAACGTTGACACCCAGACAAGGCGATTTTCTACCGCCACCCGTTGCCAACTATCTGCGACAAACCTATCGAGGTTCACCTAATTTCCCCTTTTCTGCTGCTACGCCTATTCCACAGTGAAGCAGCTGCTCAAGATAACGCTGTTTCTGCAGCACGCTGCGCATGATGCAGCCGCGCAGCCCGCTAGTATCTGCGGAGGATGAGGCAGGCACGGTTAGGCGGAATCTGTTTTGCCGTACGatagtcgctgctgacatcagcgccaccgcatctgcgTGACGTCGCAGCGTGAAGGTGCCGCTATATAAGATACCGCTAACATATCGTCTTGTATGCCAGCAAAAAGACAGCGGGACATCAGACTTTTTTCGTGCGGCCGTCGCCAGGCTTCCGGAGCAGCCGTTCTACTACTCAGTAACGCAGTTCCCGCTCCATATCGCCGTATCGGCCCAGCAACCTTGGACGGTTTCGTACTTCATCGCGGTCTCAACGAACCCGGCCTACCGCTTCCGTCACAGGCTGATGCATGTCCGCTTCAAGGCGAGATCACCCATCTCTGTTCTCGGTGGTCGCGCGGCTGCCGTGAGCTTCAACGGCAGAACCTATCACGACCTTCTGCTCACGACAGTAAACATGTCGCCCGTCCTCAACGGTCCCCCAGCAATGGACAGCGTCTTGCGTATCGACGTCCCGGCGGACCTCATACTGATCGCCGAAGAAGTGGTCAAGCTACCTGCACGGGAACTGCTGTGTTATCTGGATGAAACATCCTCGTTCGTGTACCGGCGGGAATACACCCAGGCTCTCGTCCGAGACCACTTCGCCGGTAGCCAGCAAGACTCTGCACAGAGATTACAGGTGCGACGGCGTTTCCATCTTTTTGAGTCAAGTTAGCAATATAAAATATGTTCGTTGCAGTTTGCAGAGTTCAGCTAAGCGTTCAGTGAAACGGAATATGCTGCATTTATCACCGGGGGCCTGGAATCTATCTGTTCCAGAGCAACCTGGCaaggctagaattttttttttctgagcttgATACCTCGATACCTTGATACTACCTCGGCAATTCTACATGTTCTGCTTCAGGTTTTGCGGTAACAGATTGTTAGTGAAAAGTTCCAGCCACCCGTTATTCTCGCGATGTTCCCACTTCTTAATGGGATGGGATTAGATGGCTCAACACGAAAATCCATGTCGCCTAAAAAGTGTCGGTGTTACAAGGCAGACGATTGGACGAAACGGTGTGACGCCATaaaggcgggaaaatacgaaaAATGTTCACCTGTAATAGTGCTCACAACTGCGCAAAACTACAAAGGAATATAATGGAACTAGAATAAAATTGGAATAGAATTAATATGAAATTACAGTAGACTTGGCGTGCTTTCCAATCACTTGCACGTAACTTCCTTGAGTGCCTCTGcgtaattgttttctcgctgaCTAGTTGGTATCGACTGTCTATGCTTTCTGAAGGCAGCGCAGTGACGAGGTGATGCTTTCAGCCATGCATATCTGGTTTTCTCTGCAGGTGTCCCTAATCTGTCCACTGTCGCAAAAGAAGATCGTGGTGCCATGTCGTGGAGTTCGCTGCCGGCGTGTGCAATGCTTCGAGGCATACGCCTACCTCGTTTGCAGCGAGGACACTCAGGTGCCGCCCTGGAGGTGTCCATTCTGCAGCAGCCTAATGTTCATGCCGGACATATGCGTGGACTTGTTGACGCTGTACGTGTTTCGAGAGGCAGACTACCTGTGCGTCGCTGTAGTCTTCAGACCCGACGCAAGCTGAGAACCGGTGACCTCGGACAACGACCAAAGCGTTAGCAACGTCAGTGACGGCTCATCGGAAGTCGAGTCCGCCCTCCCAGCGCACCGGCGCGCCAGTAACTAGGGAGACGGGCACACCGGTGTTGAATTCTAGCCGCTCTCAATCGAATATATATTGCCTTCTCTTCCATCTAGTCTGCACCATTCGGCTGCTTCGACACTACGGAAGCTGGGAGCCACCAGCTCCGAAAGTTTCCACCTTTATTTAAGTATAGTGCGTGCGTTGACCAATGCCATTCTGGCACCGGGGACTGCGAAGTGTGCATGTAGCGCCGTGTGCTTTGCATTGTTGACGTAAGTTCGCCTCCGCAGTTTCCCACTCCGCTCTCCAATCAGCGTATGTCTCGGAATCGAAAAAGAATAAACACTCACATCTGTCTCTGCGTATTGTGTCGAACTGTAGTCGCTCATTCCAGCGACAATTGAGGTTTCGATATTACAATTAATTTATCTTCATGCTGTTAAATTCCTGGAAGTCAGATGTCCAGCTACTATCAATATTTATTTTCTGTGGTGGTTCAGAACTTTACAGTCCTACAGTCTTTATACCGCCAATGACGTGGGGCGTTGCCCATAATGGCACCAACTCTTCGTAGTGCATTGATTTTTCACCCTTCGCTCCACTCTCAACACCACGAAAGAGGTGTCAAGTGTGACAATCACTTATAGCCAGGCTTTCCTATAGAGGAAGAAAACCGCTCAGCATTGTCGGTGTGAAAGATAAGCTTTGCAGGAGGAATGCCAGGAAATTTACAATAACCATTTCAGCGTCGCGTATACAGTTAAAAATGCACTGCACTGACCAGTAAAACTTCGCAAGTGCACGCTTGGTTTTCTTTTCGGTGCCTGTGGTTTCGGTGGTTCGTATAGCGGTGGAGGCGTTCCGCAACGCAGCACAAGTATTCCTGGCTGCGGAGGCAATATTTCTGATGCAGACGAATTGCAGAAACGCCCTTGAGGATTCTCTTCACATTGAAGAGCCCCAGTTGGCCGAAGTTAACCATTCTCTCTGCACAACGGGCACCATCTCGCTGCGTCGGCGCATTACGCTGCTCAAGCAATGTCTGAATGTACGCGCAGGCTTTGTGGCCCATATTTAGAAGCATGCGCGTTGCGGCCGACCTTTCATATTTAAGAGTCGGTATAGTTAACTACGCTCGCAGCATTCGTGCCGATGAacgaaaaaaattcagggggcactttgttgacctaaagtgcggtgaggtgttagcgcggtgttgctgtgTGTGTCATTGATTTGTGGTTAacatgttaattaagtacacattTGCTTGTCAATCTTacatgctggagacactggagggcgttcgGGAGGcttccgtctgattcgacgcctttctgcaaaaactct containing:
- the LOC144110473 gene encoding E3 SUMO-protein ligase PIAS2-like gives rise to the protein MHVRFKARSPISVLGGRAAAVSFNGRTYHDLLLTTVNMSPVLNGPPAMDSVLRIDVPADLILIAEEVVKLPARELLCYLDETSSFVYRREYTQALVRDHFAGSQQDSAQRLQVSLICPLSQKKIVVPCRGVRCRRVQCFEAYAYLVCSEDTQVPPWRCPFCSSLMFMPDICVDLLTLYVFREADYLCVAVVFRPDAS